The genomic stretch GCCGTCTCGAGCGGATGACGATAGGGGACGATGATGACGGTGGTGCCGAGCTCCACTCGCCGCGTCACGCCGGCGAGCCAGCCGAGCAAGGTCAAGGGTTCGAAGAAGGGCGCGGGATAGCGGCCGGCGACGTCGGGCGTGATGGCCACGTGGTCGGAGGTCATGAGGAGGTGATAGCCCAGCTCCTCGACGAGGCGCGCCCACGAGAGCAAGGCCTCCGGCGTGGCGCCGGGGCCGAAATTGATGAGGTTGACGCCGATCTTCATGAAAGGACCTGGGCCAGTCCCTCGACCACCGTCAGGCTCGGCAGCCGCTTCAAGGCATGGGGAGCGATCTTGATCTTGGAGGACCGGCTGCCCCCTCCCAGGATGACGTAGTCGAGCGCCATGATCCGCTCGTCGACGTAGACAGGCAGGTCTTGGGGCAGGGCGAAGAGCGTCACGCCGCCGATCATCATGCCGGTGAGGGCCTGCGTCTCCTCGGCGGTGGCGAAGGAGACGCGCGAGGCGCCGAGGAGCTTGCGCACGGTGTGGTTGACGTCGAGGCGCGTGGTGGCGAGGACGAGGCAGGCGCAGTACTGCTTGGGCTCCTTCTTCGAGGCCACGATGATGGTGTTGCCCGAGTGGTCGAGCGGGATGCCGTACCTCTCGCAGAAGGCCGCGGTGTCCGCGAAGTCAGGGTCGATCCGCATCAGCTCGAACGGCGCGCCCAGCTCCTCGAGGCTCACCGCGACCTTCCTCTCGACGTCGGCGTCGTCGCTCATGGATAGGGCGCCGGAGGCTCAGGCAGGAGCGGGCGCGGGCTCGATCTCGACGAGGCAGGTGTTGTACGTCGGCGCCCCCGCCGGGGTGGCGCGGTCTTCCGTCAGGACATTGGCGCATCCCCGCGTGTCGGTACCGGTGGCGGCGGGCGTGAACCAGGCGCCCTCCTTGATGGAGACGACCCCGCGGGCGATGCGGTCGGTCACGCGCGCGGGCAGGATGGTCGCGCCCCGCTGATTGAAGACGCGCACGGGCAGGCCGTGCTCGATGCCGCGCGCGGCCGCGTCCTCGGGATGGATCCACACGTCCTGGGTGTCCGCCCGGGCGAGAATGTCCTGGTTGTCGTGAATCGAGTGCGTGCGCGCCCGCGACTTGGGCGAGATCAGCTCGAGCGGATAGCGCGGGTCGCCCGCGTGAGGCGGGATCCACGTGGGGATGGCGGGAATCCGGCCGAGCCCGTACGGGTCGGGGTCGGCGGCGATAGAGGTCGAGTAGATCTCGATCTTCCCCGACGGCGTCGAGAAGGGATGCCGGACGGGATCGCGGACCTCTCGCGCGAAGGCCACGGCTTCCTCCGGAGCGGGCAGGCGGGCCAGCCCGTGCTCGCGGAAGGCGTCGAAGTCGTCGATGTCGGTGCCGGCGCAGACCTCGCGCAGCCACTCGATGTCCTCCATGCGATTGTAGCCCTGCAGCCCCAGGCGGTTGGCGAGATCCGCGCAGATGTCGACATCGTTGCGGCACTCGTACATGGGCTTGACGGCCTGACGCATGAAGATGGCGTAGTGGCCTGTCCCGCTCCACGGCGTGTGAATGTCGTTCCGCTCCCAGAACGTGGTGGCGGGCAGGACGATGTCGGCATAGCGCGCCGTCGGGGTCAGGAAGTGATCGTGGGCAACCATGAACTCGAGACGCTCGAGCCCGGCCGTGATCTTGTTGACGTTGGGACACTGGTTGGCCAGGTCACCGCAGGCGGAGTAGACCATTCTGATATCGGCGGGATAGCCGCCGGCGCGGCCGCGCGCGAGCAGATCGGCGAGCAGCGTCGAGGCCACGCGCGCGTTGACGGGGTTGGGTGGCGCGCCCTGGCGCTTGATGCCGTGGAACTGCGCGCCGCCGCTGCAGCCGGAATTGCCGCCGGGGATGCCGACATTGCCGGTGATCGCGCAGAGCGCGTAGGCCGCGCGGTGGAACTGCTCGCCGTAGGCCGTGCGTCCCGGCGCGTAGCCGCAGTGGAGGGCGGCGGGCTTCATGGTGGCGAACTCGCGCGCGAGCCTTCGTATCGTCTCGGTGGGGACCCCGGTGAGGGGCGCCGCCCATTCGGGCGTCTTCACCACGCCGTCGGAGAGACCGAGCAGGTACGAGCGATAGGACGAGCCCGGCGGCGCGCCCTCCGGCAGGTGCGCCTCGTCGAAGCCCAGGACCAGCCGGTCGAGGGAAGCCTGGTCGTGTAGCCCTTCGCTCACGATGACCTGGGTCATGGCGATGAGCATGGCCGCGTCGGTACCGGGGCGAATCGGCACGTGCTCGTCGGCCATCTTCACGCTCGTCCGCGTGGCCCGTGGATCGATGGTGATCATGCGGACGCCCTGCTCGCGCGCCCAGTGGACATACTGGGGTG from Candidatus Methylomirabilota bacterium encodes the following:
- a CDS encoding YbaK/EbsC family protein, producing MSDDADVERKVAVSLEELGAPFELMRIDPDFADTAAFCERYGIPLDHSGNTIIVASKKEPKQYCACLVLATTRLDVNHTVRKLLGASRVSFATAEETQALTGMMIGGVTLFALPQDLPVYVDERIMALDYVILGGGSRSSKIKIAPHALKRLPSLTVVEGLAQVLS
- a CDS encoding molybdopterin-dependent oxidoreductase — protein: MKSRTVYETPRKAGAPGEEVVTSTCAHNCGGRCVVNAHVKDGQIVRISTDPRRWTPEMPPLTACVRGFGAAERVNHPDRLRYPLRRVGPKGSGAYERVSWDEALDEVAAQMRRIRDTYGPAAILDCSRTGSTAVIHNRAVVQRLLHLFGGCTELWSSLSNEAEIFALRHTYGTKVDCKFAGREPTDYVNSRLMILWGWSPADGTFGTNSPQYVHWAREQGVRMITIDPRATRTSVKMADEHVPIRPGTDAAMLIAMTQVIVSEGLHDQASLDRLVLGFDEAHLPEGAPPGSSYRSYLLGLSDGVVKTPEWAAPLTGVPTETIRRLAREFATMKPAALHCGYAPGRTAYGEQFHRAAYALCAITGNVGIPGGNSGCSGGAQFHGIKRQGAPPNPVNARVASTLLADLLARGRAGGYPADIRMVYSACGDLANQCPNVNKITAGLERLEFMVAHDHFLTPTARYADIVLPATTFWERNDIHTPWSGTGHYAIFMRQAVKPMYECRNDVDICADLANRLGLQGYNRMEDIEWLREVCAGTDIDDFDAFREHGLARLPAPEEAVAFAREVRDPVRHPFSTPSGKIEIYSTSIAADPDPYGLGRIPAIPTWIPPHAGDPRYPLELISPKSRARTHSIHDNQDILARADTQDVWIHPEDAAARGIEHGLPVRVFNQRGATILPARVTDRIARGVVSIKEGAWFTPAATGTDTRGCANVLTEDRATPAGAPTYNTCLVEIEPAPAPA